A section of the Mergibacter septicus genome encodes:
- a CDS encoding cell division protein ZapC — protein sequence MFFDELCKWQYDADKDCLTVLLSSKNSVKTTLKKHHLNHMGLQQNTCDLPDFELFSDFMRQLEVLNFNYRDCEMLAYSAVAANRFLVPNQPKSWYFHEQSTSLDPENKLARAMIKQDRRWCNFLIAAIDGAVATVLLLDNSLQLPGLTLSFGEPFRIFTNRLESSEIVTASHYYLQSA from the coding sequence ATGTTTTTTGATGAATTATGTAAATGGCAATATGATGCGGACAAAGATTGTCTGACGGTATTATTGTCTTCAAAAAATAGCGTGAAAACAACATTGAAAAAACATCATTTAAATCATATGGGATTACAACAAAATACTTGCGATTTGCCAGATTTTGAACTTTTCTCAGATTTTATGCGACAGTTAGAAGTACTTAATTTTAATTATCGAGATTGTGAAATGTTGGCTTATTCAGCTGTCGCAGCTAACCGCTTTTTAGTACCTAATCAACCAAAAAGTTGGTATTTTCACGAACAAAGCACTTCCTTAGACCCAGAGAATAAACTTGCACGTGCAATGATAAAGCAAGATCGGCGGTGGTGTAATTTTTTAATTGCAGCAATTGATGGTGCAGTAGCAACAGTTTTATTACTTGATAATAGTTTACAATTACCGGGTTTAACACTTTCATTTGGTGAACCTTTTAGAATTTTTACCAATCGTTTAGAAAGTAGTGAAATTGTGACAGCATCACATTATTATCTTCAATCTGCTTAA
- the pyrD gene encoding quinone-dependent dihydroorotate dehydrogenase, whose amino-acid sequence MYRLIRQMLFRMQAENAHDFSLKALHYAGKFPFNRCLQRYYNAVGQKRTCMGISFKNPIGLAAGADKNGEAIDGFAALGFGFIEVGTVTPLAQDGNPKPRQFRLIEAEGIINRNGFNNHGIDYLIENIKRAKYDGVLGINIGKNTFTPVEKGKEDYLICLKKAYSYADYITINISSPNSPGLRNLQYGELLDDLLLSVKNKQAELSQQYKKYVPIAVKIAPDLTEKELIAIADSLKRHKIDGVIATNTTLERGMVKGLSNAEQQGGLSGKPLQNLSTQVITRLFAELKGDIPIIGSGGIDSVINAQEKITAGAELLQLYSGLIYHGPKLVQDLIKYIK is encoded by the coding sequence ATGTATCGTTTAATTCGACAAATGCTTTTTCGAATGCAAGCAGAAAACGCACATGATTTCAGTTTAAAAGCATTGCATTATGCAGGGAAATTTCCTTTCAACCGTTGTTTACAACGTTATTATAACGCAGTTGGGCAAAAAAGAACTTGCATGGGAATCTCCTTTAAAAATCCAATTGGATTAGCCGCTGGTGCAGATAAAAATGGAGAAGCTATAGATGGATTTGCAGCATTAGGTTTTGGTTTTATTGAAGTAGGAACAGTAACACCTTTAGCACAAGATGGTAATCCTAAGCCACGTCAATTCCGTTTAATCGAAGCAGAAGGAATAATCAATCGAAATGGGTTTAATAATCATGGTATTGATTATTTAATTGAAAATATAAAAAGGGCAAAATATGATGGCGTGTTGGGAATTAATATTGGAAAAAATACTTTTACTCCCGTTGAGAAAGGAAAAGAGGATTATTTAATTTGTTTAAAGAAAGCGTATTCTTATGCCGATTATATTACTATTAATATTTCTTCCCCTAACTCTCCCGGATTAAGAAATTTACAATATGGGGAATTATTAGATGATCTATTACTATCGGTTAAAAATAAACAAGCTGAACTGAGTCAACAATATAAAAAATATGTACCTATTGCAGTAAAAATTGCACCAGACTTAACTGAAAAAGAATTAATTGCGATAGCGGATAGTTTAAAACGGCACAAAATAGATGGTGTAATTGCAACAAATACCACCTTAGAACGAGGAATGGTTAAAGGATTAAGCAATGCGGAACAACAAGGTGGGTTAAGTGGTAAACCATTACAAAATCTTAGCACTCAGGTAATTACTCGATTATTTGCTGAATTAAAAGGCGATATTCCAATTATTGGTAGTGGGGGCATTGATAGTGTGATAAATGCTCAGGAAAAAATCACCGCTGGTGCAGAATTATTACAACTTTATTCTGGTTTAATTTATCATGGCCCTAAATTAGTTCAGGATTTAATCAAATATATCAAATAA
- a CDS encoding cytochrome b562 has product MNLKHSAKILLACGLLSFSAFNPVMAASLDQEMYVMQTNVGGMLNATDASSFLKHLDAMKQAATVSLDLVPTSLLGKASDSAEIQDYKHGMQSFIDVLEQAETLAKNGDLEQAKAKAREVLSIRNEYHKKYR; this is encoded by the coding sequence ATGAATTTAAAACATTCAGCAAAAATATTGTTAGCTTGTGGATTATTATCTTTTAGTGCATTTAATCCAGTAATGGCTGCATCACTTGATCAAGAAATGTACGTGATGCAAACTAATGTAGGTGGAATGCTTAATGCAACTGATGCAAGTTCATTCCTAAAGCATTTAGATGCAATGAAACAAGCTGCAACAGTTTCACTTGATCTTGTTCCTACTAGTTTATTAGGTAAAGCATCAGACAGTGCTGAAATTCAAGATTATAAACATGGTATGCAGTCTTTTATTGATGTTCTTGAACAAGCTGAAACACTTGCTAAGAATGGTGATCTTGAGCAAGCTAAAGCAAAAGCAAGAGAAGTTTTATCAATTCGTAATGAATATCATAAGAAATATCGTTAA
- the secM gene encoding secA translation cis-regulator SecM, translating into MQQVGLGKQQFWSQLLLGMLAIFVFPLHTEHKLTETTEVNYTFTYEKRSHRYNLLAENLIISTQRLIKQQNAKYRTSNLSSLNTQYFQIPIKIYTKFIKRQYSIRAGPFF; encoded by the coding sequence ATGCAACAAGTAGGATTGGGAAAACAGCAATTTTGGTCTCAACTTTTGTTGGGAATGCTCGCTATCTTTGTTTTTCCTCTGCATACCGAACATAAATTAACCGAAACAACGGAAGTAAATTATACTTTTACGTATGAAAAACGATCTCATCGTTATAACTTACTTGCTGAAAATCTGATTATTTCAACCCAAAGATTGATCAAACAGCAAAATGCTAAATATCGTACGAGTAATTTATCATCATTAAATACCCAATATTTTCAAATTCCAATCAAAATTTATACTAAATTCATTAAACGACAATATAGTATTCGAGCAGGGCCATTTTTTTAA
- the xseB gene encoding exodeoxyribonuclease VII small subunit, which produces MDNLTNNLDFETTLKELEAVVNRLESGDLSLEEAVSQFSKGIQLAQQGQERLQQAEQQVQILLSKNVDGELSQYQPEDDYF; this is translated from the coding sequence ATGGATAATTTAACTAATAACCTTGATTTTGAAACAACTCTAAAAGAATTAGAAGCGGTGGTTAATCGTCTAGAAAGTGGCGATTTATCATTAGAAGAAGCGGTTAGCCAATTTAGCAAAGGTATACAACTTGCACAGCAAGGGCAAGAACGCTTACAACAAGCTGAACAACAAGTTCAAATTTTATTGAGTAAAAATGTTGATGGTGAATTAAGCCAATATCAACCAGAAGATGACTATTTTTAG
- a CDS encoding DciA family protein, which translates to MLKKTQKIKNIRDIMNNSSLANIFEKGLKIVEINQKLSQIIPPEYKYQVHLANIRDDVASLETSNAVIRQALLFQQNTLLLALQKLAPNIKKLEIKINPNFRS; encoded by the coding sequence ATGCTTAAAAAAACACAGAAAATCAAAAATATCCGAGATATTATGAATAACTCTTCATTAGCAAATATCTTTGAGAAAGGATTAAAAATTGTTGAAATAAACCAAAAACTATCGCAAATAATCCCACCTGAATATAAATATCAGGTTCATCTTGCAAATATTCGAGATGATGTTGCCAGTTTAGAAACAAGTAATGCCGTTATTCGTCAAGCACTGTTATTTCAACAAAACACCTTACTTCTTGCTCTCCAGAAACTTGCCCCTAATATAAAAAAATTAGAAATAAAAATTAATCCTAATTTTCGATCATAA
- the ispA gene encoding (2E,6E)-farnesyl diphosphate synthase — MYQFSSDLTTFQQRINHFLTEKLAIFDSSPAPLAEAMKYGVLLGGKRIRPFLIYATGRMLGADLNHLDYAAAAIECMHCYSLIHDDLPAMDNDTLRRNKPTCHIVFDQATAILAADALQAFSFELLTHSSLSTQQQLAQIKTLAQAAGANGMCLGQSLDLISEHKTISLAELERIHRNKTGALIVAAVKLGLYASPHFNHFELEQKLTQYAEIIGLAFQVQDDILDITASSEQIGKKAGSDLIADKSTYPKLLGLEQAQQKALELQQQALTLLANLPFNTQPLAQLARFIVERKK, encoded by the coding sequence ATGTATCAATTTTCATCAGATCTAACAACCTTTCAACAACGAATTAATCATTTTTTAACTGAAAAGTTAGCTATTTTTGATAGTTCACCTGCACCACTGGCTGAAGCAATGAAATATGGCGTGTTATTAGGAGGAAAACGCATTCGACCATTCCTAATTTATGCGACTGGTCGTATGTTAGGGGCTGATTTAAACCACCTTGATTATGCAGCTGCTGCGATTGAATGTATGCACTGTTATTCATTAATTCACGATGATTTACCAGCAATGGACAATGATACGTTACGTCGTAACAAACCCACTTGCCATATTGTCTTTGATCAAGCCACAGCAATACTCGCCGCCGATGCACTACAAGCTTTTTCTTTCGAATTATTAACGCATTCTTCACTTTCCACCCAACAACAATTAGCACAAATTAAAACATTAGCCCAAGCTGCTGGTGCAAACGGAATGTGTTTAGGGCAAAGTCTAGATCTGATTTCAGAACATAAAACGATTTCATTAGCAGAATTAGAACGTATTCATCGTAATAAAACAGGGGCATTAATTGTTGCAGCAGTAAAACTCGGACTTTATGCCTCTCCTCATTTTAATCATTTTGAATTAGAACAAAAACTAACTCAATATGCAGAAATAATAGGTTTAGCTTTTCAAGTACAAGATGATATTTTGGATATTACTGCAAGTAGCGAACAAATAGGTAAAAAAGCAGGCTCTGATTTAATTGCAGATAAAAGTACTTATCCAAAACTATTAGGCTTAGAACAAGCACAACAAAAAGCGTTAGAATTACAACAGCAAGCTTTAACTTTATTAGCTAATTTACCTTTCAACACTCAGCCATTAGCACAACTTGCTCGTTTCATTGTGGAAAGAAAAAAATAA
- the secA gene encoding preprotein translocase subunit SecA produces the protein MLRALITKLFGSRNDRILRRLNKRVALINKIEPEFVALTDDELKAKTGEFRQRLQDGETLDQILPEAFATVREASKRVLGLRHFDVQLIGGMVLNNRCIAEMRTGEGKTLTATLPCYLNALTGKGVHVVTVNDYLARRDAETNRPLFEFLGMSVAVNLPGMLPEEKRQAYQADITYATNSELGFDYLRDNLARSPQERYQRPLHYALVDEVDSILIDEARTPLIISGQAEDSSSLYIAVNKLIPKLMKQDKEDSEEYQGKGHYTVDLKTKQAHLTERGQLKIEQLLVEAGLMEEGESLYSPANISLLHHVYAALRAHSLFERNVDYIIKDGEVVIVDEHTGRTMAGRRWSEGLHQAIEAKEGVKIQSENQTVASITYQNYFRLYEKLAGMTGTADTEAFEFQHIYGLETIVIPTNRPMIRDDRTDLMFSDEKHKFDAIVADIKDCIARQQPVLVGTVSIEKSELLSEILTKAGIKHNVLNAKFHAQEADIVADAGYPGAVTIATNMAGRGTDIVLGGNWKAEVAKLDNPTEEQIAAIKQAWQQRHDIVMQAGGLHIIGTERHESRRIDNQLRGRSGRQGDPGSSRFYLSLDDALMRIYLSESRLNFMRKTFTDPSQAMESKMLAKVIASAQAKVEAFNFDGRKNLLEFDDVANDQRHAIYAQRNELLENEDIKETIDTIRKDVFNMVIDQYIPPQSLEELWDIEGLEQRLKHDFHMELPIADWLEQDHNLHEETLRERILEQAVEDYQHKETLVGSEVMRSFEKGVMLQTLDDLWKEHLSAMDHLRKAIHLRGYAQKDPKQEYKKESFQMFTEMLDALKFSVISTLTKVQVRSQEEIEEAEQARIAAAERNAKRMKNLGAETSDDEIEDGKPKIGRNEPCPCGSGKKYKHCHGRIS, from the coding sequence ATGCTTAGAGCCCTTATAACTAAATTATTTGGTAGTCGTAATGACCGTATTTTACGTCGTTTAAATAAACGTGTTGCCCTAATTAATAAAATTGAACCTGAATTTGTCGCATTAACTGATGATGAATTAAAAGCTAAAACAGGGGAGTTTCGTCAACGGTTACAAGATGGCGAAACATTAGATCAAATTTTACCAGAAGCCTTTGCCACTGTACGAGAAGCCAGTAAACGTGTTTTAGGTTTACGTCATTTTGATGTGCAATTAATCGGTGGTATGGTGTTGAATAATCGTTGTATTGCAGAGATGAGAACAGGGGAAGGGAAAACCTTAACAGCAACCTTACCTTGTTATCTTAATGCTTTGACTGGTAAAGGAGTTCACGTTGTTACGGTTAATGATTATCTTGCTCGCCGTGATGCTGAAACAAATCGTCCTTTATTTGAATTTTTAGGAATGAGTGTGGCTGTTAATCTTCCGGGTATGTTACCTGAAGAAAAACGTCAAGCTTATCAGGCGGATATTACCTATGCAACGAATAGTGAATTAGGCTTTGACTATTTAAGAGATAACTTAGCCCGTTCTCCACAAGAGCGTTATCAACGTCCTTTACATTATGCGTTAGTAGATGAAGTTGACTCTATTTTAATTGATGAAGCAAGAACACCGTTAATTATTTCAGGTCAAGCAGAAGATAGTTCTAGTTTATATATTGCGGTTAATAAACTGATTCCTAAATTGATGAAACAGGATAAAGAGGATTCTGAAGAATATCAAGGGAAAGGGCATTATACCGTTGATTTAAAAACTAAACAGGCACATTTAACTGAACGTGGTCAACTAAAAATCGAACAATTATTAGTTGAAGCTGGCTTAATGGAAGAAGGGGAGTCTTTATATTCTCCTGCCAATATTAGTTTATTACATCATGTTTATGCTGCATTGCGAGCTCACTCTCTTTTTGAGCGTAACGTTGATTATATTATTAAAGATGGTGAAGTGGTCATTGTCGATGAACATACTGGACGAACAATGGCAGGACGTCGTTGGTCGGAAGGGTTGCATCAAGCTATTGAAGCAAAAGAAGGGGTTAAGATTCAAAGCGAAAATCAAACTGTTGCTTCTATCACCTATCAAAACTACTTCCGTTTATATGAAAAATTAGCTGGAATGACAGGAACGGCAGATACAGAAGCATTTGAATTCCAACATATTTATGGTTTAGAAACCATTGTTATTCCAACCAATCGTCCAATGATCCGTGATGATAGAACAGATTTGATGTTCTCTGATGAAAAACATAAATTTGATGCCATTGTAGCGGATATTAAAGATTGTATTGCTCGCCAACAACCTGTACTTGTCGGGACTGTGTCAATTGAAAAATCAGAATTACTTTCTGAAATATTAACCAAAGCAGGCATTAAGCATAATGTTTTAAATGCGAAGTTTCATGCTCAAGAGGCAGATATTGTTGCTGATGCAGGGTATCCCGGGGCTGTTACCATTGCAACTAATATGGCAGGACGTGGTACGGATATTGTTTTAGGTGGTAACTGGAAAGCTGAAGTTGCAAAATTAGATAATCCAACGGAAGAACAAATTGCTGCAATAAAACAAGCTTGGCAACAACGTCACGATATTGTCATGCAAGCGGGTGGTTTACATATTATTGGCACTGAACGTCATGAATCTCGCCGAATTGATAATCAGCTAAGAGGACGTTCAGGACGACAAGGGGATCCCGGTTCATCACGTTTTTACCTCTCACTTGATGATGCATTAATGCGAATTTATCTTTCTGAGAGTCGTTTAAACTTTATGAGAAAAACCTTTACTGATCCTAGTCAGGCGATGGAATCTAAGATGCTAGCTAAGGTTATTGCATCAGCTCAGGCAAAAGTTGAAGCATTTAACTTTGATGGACGGAAAAACTTATTAGAGTTTGACGATGTAGCGAATGATCAACGGCATGCAATTTATGCACAGCGGAATGAATTGCTTGAAAATGAAGATATTAAAGAAACGATTGATACTATCCGTAAAGATGTTTTCAATATGGTGATCGATCAATATATTCCACCTCAGTCTTTAGAAGAATTATGGGATATTGAAGGATTAGAGCAACGTTTGAAACATGACTTCCATATGGAATTACCTATTGCTGATTGGTTAGAACAGGATCATAACTTGCATGAAGAAACTTTGCGTGAACGTATTCTTGAACAAGCGGTTGAGGATTATCAGCATAAAGAAACATTAGTTGGTAGTGAAGTTATGCGTAGCTTTGAAAAAGGTGTGATGTTGCAAACCTTAGATGATCTGTGGAAAGAACATTTATCTGCAATGGATCATTTACGTAAAGCTATTCACTTGCGAGGTTATGCACAAAAAGATCCAAAACAAGAGTATAAAAAAGAGTCATTCCAGATGTTTACTGAAATGCTTGATGCACTGAAATTTAGTGTGATTAGTACACTTACTAAAGTGCAAGTGCGTTCTCAAGAAGAAATTGAGGAAGCCGAACAAGCAAGAATTGCAGCGGCAGAACGTAATGCCAAGCGTATGAAAAATTTAGGTGCTGAAACGTCAGATGATGAAATAGAAGATGGTAAGCCTAAAATTGGTAGAAATGAACCTTGTCCTTGTGGTTCTGGCAAAAAATATAAACATTGTCATGGACGGATTAGCTAA
- the rnm gene encoding RNase RNM has protein sequence MVSTPISHLIPASPRYDLHCHSTASDGMLSPTEVVLRAAEYGVTTLALTDHDTVTGLGEAQIAAKQVNLKLINGVEISTQWENHSIHIVGLNFDPTHSAMVELLQQQQDLRQQRAKEIGERLAKIGVENAFFEASALTQGEVTRAHYARYLVQIGKAANQQQAFKKFLRQGKVAYVKTDWCDIPTAIQTIHASGGIAVVAHPLRYQMTTRKIKKLLFEFKQWGGDAIEVAGCGQTQEQRQLLIRWAKENGLMGSVGSDFHFPCQWIELGKSLYLNENDPELPVVWQLF, from the coding sequence ATGGTTAGTACTCCTATTTCTCACTTAATTCCCGCTTCACCACGTTATGATTTACATTGTCATAGCACAGCATCAGATGGTATGTTATCGCCGACAGAAGTTGTATTACGTGCTGCTGAATACGGCGTAACAACATTAGCGTTAACCGATCATGATACCGTTACGGGCTTAGGTGAGGCACAAATAGCGGCAAAACAAGTTAATCTAAAGTTAATTAATGGTGTTGAAATCTCAACCCAATGGGAAAATCATTCAATCCATATAGTTGGGTTGAATTTTGATCCTACCCATTCGGCAATGGTCGAATTATTACAACAACAGCAAGATTTACGACAACAGCGAGCAAAAGAGATTGGTGAAAGATTAGCAAAAATTGGTGTTGAAAATGCTTTTTTTGAAGCTTCAGCCTTAACACAGGGAGAAGTAACTCGGGCGCATTATGCACGTTATTTAGTTCAAATTGGTAAGGCAGCGAATCAACAACAAGCTTTTAAGAAATTTTTACGTCAAGGTAAAGTTGCTTATGTTAAGACGGATTGGTGTGATATTCCAACAGCGATTCAAACTATTCACGCCAGTGGTGGTATAGCTGTAGTTGCTCATCCTTTACGTTATCAAATGACTACGAGAAAAATAAAAAAATTATTGTTTGAATTTAAGCAGTGGGGTGGTGATGCTATCGAAGTTGCTGGTTGTGGTCAAACGCAAGAACAACGTCAGTTATTAATTCGTTGGGCAAAAGAAAATGGATTAATGGGATCGGTTGGCTCAGATTTTCACTTTCCTTGCCAATGGATTGAATTGGGTAAGTCTTTGTATTTAAATGAAAATGATCCTGAATTGCCAGTTGTTTGGCAATTATTTTAA
- the sohB gene encoding protease SohB has protein sequence MWSEILINYGVFILEIITLLLVIVAIAGIILAVRKQDKDKAGELKIIDLKEQYQENQTKLKNFRLSETILKAQEKQEKKLIKEEEKAEKARLKKATNNLSEPELKSCLFVINFNGDPMASQTSSLREVISAILQVARPEKDEVLLRLESPGGVVQGYGLAASQLKRIKQKGIKLTIAVDQVAASGGYMMACVADKIVSAPFAIVGSIGVVAQLPNIHRFLKKHDVDVDVMTAGEFKRTMTVLGENTEKGKQKFQQDLDNIHQLFKQFVVENRPHITIDTVATGEYWFGQQALELGLIDEIATSDDLILAAIENEDKDVLEVKYHTKRTLGQKLGKQAEQSVDNLLIRWWQRTQKPWL, from the coding sequence ATGTGGTCAGAAATTTTAATTAATTATGGTGTATTTATCCTTGAAATTATCACTTTATTACTGGTTATAGTCGCTATCGCTGGTATTATTCTGGCGGTTAGAAAACAGGATAAAGATAAAGCGGGTGAATTAAAAATCATTGATTTGAAGGAGCAATATCAAGAAAATCAAACTAAATTAAAAAATTTTCGCTTGTCTGAAACAATATTAAAAGCACAGGAAAAACAAGAGAAAAAATTAATTAAAGAAGAAGAAAAAGCTGAAAAAGCACGGTTAAAAAAAGCAACTAATAATTTATCCGAGCCTGAATTAAAAAGTTGTTTATTTGTGATTAATTTTAATGGCGATCCAATGGCATCACAAACTTCTTCCTTAAGAGAAGTAATCAGTGCTATTTTACAGGTTGCTCGCCCTGAAAAAGATGAAGTTTTGTTACGTCTTGAAAGTCCCGGTGGGGTTGTACAGGGATATGGTTTAGCAGCTTCCCAGTTAAAACGCATCAAACAAAAAGGGATTAAATTAACTATTGCGGTTGATCAGGTAGCTGCAAGTGGAGGATATATGATGGCTTGTGTGGCAGATAAGATTGTCTCCGCCCCTTTTGCTATTGTCGGTTCTATTGGTGTGGTTGCACAATTACCTAACATTCATCGTTTTTTGAAAAAACATGATGTTGATGTCGATGTTATGACTGCTGGGGAATTTAAACGCACTATGACGGTGCTTGGTGAAAATACTGAAAAAGGAAAACAAAAATTTCAACAAGACTTGGACAATATTCACCAACTTTTTAAACAATTTGTGGTTGAAAATCGTCCGCACATTACAATTGATACTGTTGCAACAGGGGAGTATTGGTTTGGACAACAAGCATTAGAATTAGGATTAATTGATGAGATTGCAACTAGCGATGACTTAATCTTAGCGGCTATTGAAAATGAAGATAAAGATGTACTTGAAGTTAAATATCATACAAAACGTACGTTAGGGCAAAAATTAGGTAAGCAAGCAGAACAAAGCGTTGATAATTTATTAATTCGATGGTGGCAACGTACACAAAAACCTTGGTTATAA